A stretch of the Sulfurimonas sp. HSL3-1 genome encodes the following:
- the panB gene encoding 3-methyl-2-oxobutanoate hydroxymethyltransferase, whose amino-acid sequence MANKLSVGAIRKAKGGTPLMMITAYDALFARLFDPIADILLVGDSLNMSFAGKPDTLSATLEQMIYHTKAVCSGAPDTFVICDMPFGTYTTAERALDNAIAVYQQSGADAVKIEGGRDKADIIAHLTANGIAVCGHIGLLPQAVRGEGGYKVKGKDEANALSLIEDAKAVEAAGAFCMVVEGVKADVATRIAEAVSVPVIGIGAGSGVDGQVLVFSDMLGLYEPFVPKFVKQYMQGAEAVKTAVTQYKEEVAARTFPAEEHTY is encoded by the coding sequence ATGGCTAATAAGCTGAGCGTCGGTGCCATCCGAAAGGCCAAAGGCGGGACACCGCTGATGATGATCACCGCCTACGACGCCCTCTTCGCACGCCTTTTCGACCCCATTGCCGACATTCTCCTCGTGGGGGATTCGCTCAATATGAGTTTCGCCGGGAAACCCGACACCCTCAGCGCCACGCTCGAGCAGATGATCTACCACACCAAAGCCGTCTGCAGCGGCGCGCCGGACACCTTTGTCATCTGCGATATGCCCTTTGGCACCTATACGACGGCCGAGCGCGCCCTGGACAACGCGATTGCCGTTTACCAGCAGAGCGGGGCCGACGCCGTCAAGATCGAGGGAGGCCGGGACAAAGCCGACATTATCGCCCACCTCACGGCCAACGGCATCGCCGTCTGCGGCCACATCGGCCTGCTGCCCCAGGCGGTGCGCGGCGAGGGGGGCTACAAGGTCAAAGGCAAAGACGAGGCCAATGCCCTCTCCCTGATCGAGGATGCCAAAGCCGTCGAAGCCGCCGGCGCCTTCTGCATGGTCGTCGAAGGGGTCAAAGCCGACGTCGCGACGCGGATCGCGGAAGCGGTCTCCGTCCCGGTCATCGGCATCGGCGCCGGCAGCGGCGTCGACGGGCAGGTGCTCGTCTTCTCCGACATGCTCGGCCTCTACGAGCCCTTCGTGCCTAAGTTCGTCAAGCAGTACATGCAGGGTGCCGAGGCGGTCAAAACGGCGGTCACGCAGTACAAGGAGGAGGTCGCCGCACGCACCTTTCCGGCAGAGGAGCATACGTATTGA
- the ruvB gene encoding Holliday junction branch migration DNA helicase RuvB, protein MERIVEIEKFSAEETVETSLRPEGWGDYIGQEQIKKNLGVFIEASKKRGEALDHTLFFGPPGLGKTTLALIIANEMGSSIKVTAAPMIEKSGDLAAILTNLEEGDILFIDEIHRLSPAVEEILYPSMEDFRLDIIIGSGPAAQTVKIDLPRFTLIGATTRAGMLSNPLRDRFGMNFRMNFYHPEELSRIIMQAAEKLGKPIKHDAALEIARRSRGTPRIALRLLRRVRDFADVADEATITHERTVYALNELGINAHGFDEMDLRLLELLVQAKGRAMGLSTIAAALSEDEGTIEDVLEPYLLANGYLERTARGRVATPKCYDVLRLTPPAEQSGLF, encoded by the coding sequence ATGGAACGTATCGTCGAAATCGAAAAATTCAGCGCCGAGGAAACGGTGGAAACCTCCCTGCGGCCAGAGGGGTGGGGCGATTATATCGGCCAGGAGCAGATCAAGAAGAATCTCGGCGTCTTTATCGAGGCGAGCAAAAAGCGGGGCGAAGCGCTGGACCACACCCTCTTCTTCGGCCCTCCGGGTCTGGGGAAAACGACCCTGGCGCTGATCATCGCTAACGAGATGGGCAGCAGCATCAAGGTCACCGCCGCCCCGATGATCGAAAAGAGCGGCGACCTGGCCGCCATCCTGACCAACCTCGAAGAGGGGGACATCCTCTTTATCGACGAGATCCACCGCCTCTCCCCTGCCGTCGAGGAGATCCTCTACCCCAGCATGGAGGATTTCCGCCTCGACATCATCATCGGCAGCGGCCCCGCGGCCCAGACGGTGAAGATCGACCTTCCCCGCTTCACCCTGATCGGCGCGACGACGCGGGCGGGGATGCTCTCGAACCCCCTGCGCGACCGCTTCGGCATGAACTTCCGCATGAACTTCTACCACCCCGAGGAGCTCTCCCGCATCATCATGCAGGCCGCGGAGAAACTGGGCAAACCGATCAAGCACGACGCCGCGCTGGAGATCGCCCGCCGCTCCCGGGGAACGCCGCGGATCGCTCTGCGGCTGCTGCGCCGGGTCCGGGACTTTGCCGATGTCGCCGACGAAGCGACCATCACGCATGAACGCACCGTCTACGCCCTCAACGAACTGGGCATCAACGCCCACGGCTTCGACGAGATGGACCTGCGGCTGCTGGAGCTGCTGGTCCAGGCCAAAGGACGGGCCATGGGGCTCAGCACCATCGCCGCGGCGCTGAGCGAGGATGAGGGGACCATCGAGGATGTCCTGGAACCCTACCTGCTCGCCAACGGCTACCTGGAGCGTACCGCCAGGGGACGCGTCGCCACCCCCAAGTGCTACGACGTGCTCCGGCTCACCCCGCCCGCGGAACAGAGCGGGCTCTTTTAG
- a CDS encoding AI-2E family transporter, whose amino-acid sequence MKPQTIFAILLAASLYWMYLLYSPYLMSILIASLLAVSTFSFKRRLREWTGSVFAASALSTLMMALLFFAPLGYFLAKITIYLQHFDPTTLESVMDYLQELIERAPGFSGHSKSYVSNFIASYDPAELTKKALAYAGTIGSISASFVKNAFMIIVFYFFAHLYGQRLAGYFKHIINLPPDDARLLGSEVSSVMSIVFYSILLTAALEGALFGIAVSFMGYNGLLFGILFGFASLIPVVGGALMWVPFSLYELSLGDVGSAVFIALYTILVISVIADTFIKPVIIKSIDSRLSTTESKRNELIIFFAIIAGLTSFGFWGMILGPAITAFFMALLTLMERKNALADTIAKAD is encoded by the coding sequence GTGAAACCGCAGACGATCTTCGCCATCCTTCTCGCGGCATCACTCTACTGGATGTACCTGCTCTACAGCCCCTACCTGATGAGTATCCTGATCGCTTCGCTGCTGGCAGTCTCGACCTTTTCGTTCAAACGGCGTCTGCGGGAGTGGACCGGCTCAGTCTTCGCGGCATCAGCCCTCTCCACCCTGATGATGGCCCTGCTCTTTTTCGCCCCTTTGGGCTATTTTCTCGCCAAGATCACTATCTATCTGCAGCACTTTGACCCCACAACCCTCGAATCGGTCATGGACTACCTACAGGAGCTCATAGAACGCGCGCCGGGGTTCTCCGGCCACTCCAAGTCCTACGTCTCGAACTTTATCGCCTCGTATGATCCGGCCGAACTGACCAAGAAGGCCCTCGCCTACGCCGGGACCATCGGCAGCATCAGCGCGTCGTTCGTCAAGAACGCCTTTATGATTATCGTCTTCTACTTCTTCGCCCACCTCTACGGGCAGCGGCTGGCGGGCTATTTCAAACACATCATCAACCTTCCGCCCGATGATGCCCGCCTGCTGGGCTCGGAGGTCTCTTCGGTCATGAGCATCGTCTTCTACTCCATTCTGCTCACGGCGGCGCTGGAGGGGGCCCTTTTCGGGATCGCCGTCAGTTTCATGGGCTACAACGGGCTGCTTTTCGGCATCCTCTTCGGATTTGCTTCCCTCATCCCCGTGGTCGGCGGCGCCCTGATGTGGGTCCCCTTCTCCCTTTACGAGCTCTCCCTCGGCGATGTGGGCAGCGCCGTGTTCATCGCGCTGTACACGATCCTGGTCATCTCCGTCATCGCCGACACCTTTATCAAACCCGTCATTATCAAAAGCATCGACAGCCGCCTCTCCACGACCGAGAGCAAGCGTAACGAACTGATCATCTTCTTTGCCATTATCGCCGGTCTGACGAGCTTCGGTTTCTGGGGCATGATCCTCGGCCCCGCCATCACCGCCTTCTTCATGGCGCTGCTGACGCTGATGGAGCGGAAAAACGCCCTTGCCGACACGATAGCGAAAGCCGACTGA
- a CDS encoding OmpA family protein, with amino-acid sequence MMAKIMSTVGLFFVLFAGAALLAECEGVQDTAPDALKKVEIGFMGAALYQEAKNDPLEDLFPGMGVRAAYRFYGNWSAVAELSAAFNAAYDLPGHGRVNVTDYMAGIDYDLFPESGAVKPYLSLAVGYRTISGVTGRDQWQVLPGLGCKFPLNDSWQLVVEAKKRFNLDANETGWLGMIGVSYLFGVGDAQSAVHSSETAPEPEAIEPVPVPEPAAADKPPERDSDDDGVLDTEDHCSGTKRGVRVDAQGCPLTMARVVHFPFDSAKVSEAQETQIRALVRFLNENPASKVILKGYTDDAGTPAYNQRLSARRAEAVKTVLVKAGIDQKRIVAQGRGMREPVADNASEEGRARNRRVEAECIVE; translated from the coding sequence ATGATGGCAAAGATCATGTCAACTGTGGGACTCTTTTTCGTGCTCTTCGCGGGGGCGGCGCTACTCGCGGAATGTGAAGGCGTGCAAGATACCGCCCCGGACGCTTTGAAAAAGGTCGAGATCGGGTTCATGGGGGCCGCGCTCTACCAGGAGGCGAAGAACGATCCGCTAGAGGATCTGTTCCCCGGCATGGGCGTGCGCGCCGCCTATCGCTTTTACGGTAACTGGTCGGCGGTCGCCGAGCTGTCGGCGGCTTTCAATGCCGCCTATGATCTTCCCGGACACGGGCGTGTCAACGTGACGGATTATATGGCCGGCATCGATTATGATCTTTTCCCGGAGTCCGGCGCCGTGAAGCCCTACCTCTCGCTGGCCGTAGGGTATCGCACCATCAGCGGTGTCACCGGACGGGACCAGTGGCAGGTGCTGCCGGGCCTCGGGTGCAAATTTCCCCTGAATGATTCATGGCAGCTCGTCGTGGAAGCGAAAAAACGGTTCAATCTGGATGCAAATGAAACGGGATGGCTGGGGATGATCGGCGTGAGTTATCTGTTCGGCGTCGGTGACGCGCAGAGCGCCGTGCACTCCAGCGAAACTGCACCGGAGCCGGAGGCGATCGAACCGGTCCCCGTTCCGGAACCGGCCGCCGCCGACAAACCGCCGGAGAGGGACAGCGATGATGACGGGGTGCTCGATACGGAAGATCACTGTAGCGGCACGAAGCGCGGCGTCCGGGTGGATGCGCAGGGGTGTCCGCTGACGATGGCGCGGGTCGTGCATTTTCCCTTTGATTCTGCGAAGGTCTCCGAAGCACAAGAAACACAGATACGTGCTTTGGTGCGCTTTTTGAATGAGAACCCCGCCTCTAAGGTCATATTGAAAGGGTATACGGATGACGCGGGTACGCCCGCCTATAATCAGAGGCTTTCCGCGCGCCGTGCGGAAGCCGTCAAAACAGTGCTGGTGAAGGCGGGGATCGATCAGAAGCGCATTGTTGCACAAGGCAGAGGTATGCGCGAACCGGTGGCGGACAACGCCTCGGAGGAGGGACGGGCACGTAACCGTCGTGTCGAGGCGGAGTGCATCGTCGAGTAA
- a CDS encoding dUTP diphosphatase encodes MNRALQMLQLQQQLNDATNGADWEAGTTKNGKAINWKRCIYMECAEMIDSFAWKHWKNIAADPDWANLQIEVVDVWHFVMSLVLQEYKQRDLGSLDDAARAIAIMPFYEMLNDDAEGFAVERLVMAQVESVMKDALEGKPDLTKLLADFFELVRMSNLDLTSLYRLYVGKNILNRFRQDHGYKEGHYVKIWNGEEDNVVMKRLWEEKGDMTPDELYGGLEASYPGA; translated from the coding sequence ATGAACAGAGCTTTACAGATGCTGCAGCTGCAACAGCAGCTTAACGATGCCACGAACGGAGCAGACTGGGAAGCGGGTACGACGAAGAACGGCAAGGCGATCAACTGGAAGCGCTGCATCTACATGGAGTGCGCGGAGATGATCGATTCATTCGCATGGAAGCACTGGAAAAACATCGCCGCCGACCCCGACTGGGCGAACCTGCAGATCGAGGTCGTCGATGTCTGGCACTTCGTCATGAGCCTGGTGCTGCAGGAGTACAAGCAGCGCGATCTCGGCAGTCTCGATGACGCGGCGAGGGCGATCGCGATCATGCCCTTTTACGAGATGCTTAACGATGACGCGGAAGGGTTCGCCGTCGAACGTCTGGTGATGGCCCAGGTGGAATCGGTGATGAAAGACGCCCTTGAGGGCAAGCCCGACCTGACCAAGCTGTTGGCGGATTTCTTCGAACTCGTGCGGATGAGCAATCTTGATCTTACTTCACTCTACCGCCTCTACGTCGGCAAGAACATCCTCAACCGGTTCCGCCAGGACCACGGTTACAAAGAGGGGCACTACGTGAAGATCTGGAACGGGGAAGAGGACAACGTCGTGATGAAGCGGCTCTGGGAAGAGAAGGGCGATATGACGCCCGATGAATTGTACGGGGGGCTCGAAGCATCCTATCCGGGTGCCTAG
- a CDS encoding carbon-nitrogen hydrolase family protein encodes MPPAPFTIAAVQAEPVFLDPERSIAKACRFVTEAAEKGAKLVVFPEAFIAGYPDWIWQVPPGNMTLNQSLYARFLDAAVTLPSAEVQILCDAAAAAQVHIAIGINERSSSGGSVYNTLLFIGPEGRVLGHHQKLVPTLAERTAWAFGDPATLEVYETPIGRLGGLICWENYMPLVRQSLYERGISLYAAPTYDEGSAWQASMRHIGKEGRVYIAGCCMVLRKQSVLDALPELEPYYRESGEWINSGNSMIAGPNGEVLAEPLYQKEGILYAEINPMRQKGAKWNLDVAGHYARPDAFRLERDFLKGVMPKKGE; translated from the coding sequence ATGCCCCCCGCACCCTTTACCATCGCTGCCGTTCAGGCCGAACCCGTCTTTCTGGATCCGGAGAGGAGCATAGCCAAAGCGTGCCGTTTTGTCACCGAAGCGGCAGAGAAAGGGGCGAAGCTCGTCGTCTTTCCCGAGGCGTTCATTGCGGGCTATCCCGACTGGATCTGGCAGGTCCCTCCGGGCAATATGACCCTCAACCAGTCCCTGTACGCCCGTTTCCTCGATGCGGCCGTCACCCTCCCCTCCGCAGAGGTGCAGATCCTCTGTGACGCAGCGGCGGCGGCGCAGGTCCACATCGCGATCGGCATCAATGAGCGCAGCAGCAGCGGCGGTTCCGTCTACAACACCCTGCTCTTTATCGGACCGGAGGGGCGCGTACTCGGACACCATCAGAAACTCGTACCGACCCTCGCGGAACGCACGGCATGGGCCTTCGGCGACCCCGCGACCCTGGAGGTATACGAGACGCCCATCGGCAGGCTCGGCGGGCTTATCTGCTGGGAGAACTACATGCCCCTCGTGCGTCAAAGCCTTTACGAGCGGGGCATTTCCCTCTATGCCGCACCGACCTACGACGAGGGGAGCGCCTGGCAGGCGAGCATGCGCCATATCGGCAAAGAGGGGCGCGTCTACATTGCCGGATGCTGCATGGTGCTGCGCAAGCAGAGCGTACTTGACGCCCTCCCCGAGCTTGAGCCCTATTACCGCGAAAGCGGCGAATGGATCAACAGCGGCAACAGCATGATCGCCGGTCCGAACGGCGAAGTGCTCGCCGAGCCACTCTACCAAAAAGAGGGGATCCTCTACGCCGAAATCAACCCCATGCGCCAGAAAGGGGCGAAATGGAACCTCGACGTCGCAGGCCACTACGCGCGCCCCGACGCCTTCAGGCTGGAGAGGGATTTTCTGAAAGGGGTGATGCCTAAGAAGGGGGAGTAG
- a CDS encoding pyridoxamine 5'-phosphate oxidase family protein, whose product MRSALDTIADFVRGHHVLTLATSRDGIPYATPLFYAYDDARNCFVFASSEETEHTAQMKANPSVAAGIALETDTVGKIRGLQCRGRIVIGDAADARCYFARFPYAKVMRPTLWRLEPSWMKLTDNRLGFGKKLIWEATPPS is encoded by the coding sequence ATGCGCTCCGCTCTTGACACCATCGCCGACTTTGTGCGGGGACATCATGTCCTGACCCTCGCCACGAGCCGCGACGGCATTCCCTACGCCACACCGCTTTTTTACGCGTATGACGATGCGCGCAACTGCTTCGTATTCGCCTCGTCTGAGGAGACGGAGCATACTGCCCAGATGAAAGCGAATCCTTCGGTGGCGGCAGGCATCGCATTGGAAACGGATACGGTCGGAAAGATCCGGGGGCTGCAGTGCCGCGGCCGGATCGTTATCGGCGACGCGGCGGACGCGCGCTGCTACTTTGCACGTTTCCCCTATGCCAAAGTGATGCGTCCCACACTGTGGCGGTTGGAGCCCTCCTGGATGAAACTGACCGACAACCGGCTCGGTTTCGGAAAGAAGCTCATCTGGGAAGCTACTCCCCCTTCTTAG
- a CDS encoding SIR2 family NAD-dependent protein deacylase yields MKKVMILSGAGLSAESGLRTFRDHDGMWEEYDVMQVCSTEGWEADRELVTRFYNARRHDLADKAPNAMHRAIAALQRRYPGQIWNLTQNVDDLLERAGCDEVIHLHGTLRDLRCESCGHLWDIGYAGQTEDDCCPRCESAAVRHNVVMFGESAPMYRRIYEAVNDAEFFVAIGTSGQVIDIVPIAREFEHSVLVNPRREEYVTMFGSFEQNIDAFVSDFLQMGAVAAAEPLTGLVERFLHE; encoded by the coding sequence ATGAAAAAAGTGATGATCCTCAGCGGTGCCGGCCTCAGCGCCGAGAGCGGTCTGCGGACCTTCCGCGACCACGACGGGATGTGGGAGGAGTACGACGTCATGCAGGTCTGCTCGACCGAGGGGTGGGAAGCGGACCGGGAACTGGTGACCCGTTTCTACAACGCCCGCCGTCACGATCTGGCGGACAAAGCGCCCAATGCGATGCACCGGGCCATCGCCGCACTGCAGCGGCGCTACCCCGGACAGATCTGGAACCTGACGCAGAACGTCGATGATCTGCTGGAGCGGGCGGGGTGCGACGAGGTGATCCACCTGCACGGCACCCTGCGGGATCTACGGTGCGAAAGCTGCGGGCATCTTTGGGATATCGGCTATGCCGGGCAGACGGAAGACGACTGCTGCCCGCGCTGCGAAAGCGCCGCCGTCCGCCACAACGTTGTCATGTTCGGCGAAAGCGCGCCGATGTACCGCCGGATCTATGAAGCGGTGAACGATGCGGAGTTCTTCGTCGCCATCGGCACCAGCGGGCAGGTGATAGACATTGTCCCCATTGCCCGGGAATTCGAACACTCCGTGCTCGTCAATCCCCGCCGCGAGGAGTACGTGACGATGTTCGGCTCCTTCGAACAGAACATCGACGCCTTCGTCTCCGACTTCCTCCAGATGGGCGCTGTGGCGGCGGCCGAACCGCTGACGGGGCTTGTGGAACGCTTTTTGCATGAATGA
- a CDS encoding PatB family C-S lyase: MSIFDRVAERSGGNAEKYALRQKLFGTEDVLPMWVADMDIETPLCVRDAVMKRAEHPVYGYEEMPRSAFEAQCSWMAHRHGVTLEPEDLLYSHSVVASISAAIAAFTAPGDEVVVQPPIYPPFVSTIRHSGRKVLSNPLRQDAEGIYRFDLEGLEKQITPKTKLLLLCSPHNPVGRVWERAELEALAALCLRHGIRVFADEIHSDLLFAGHRHTPFIALGEAVRAITLTAIGPGKSFNVAGLAISTVAMTDAAMRAEFKAVYDTIHFAQGTVFGHAGFEAAYREGEAWLEGLLVHLQGNIDKLSELLGRYEQIAFRPPEGTYLAWLDCRKMGFGSDKALREFFIGEARLGLSPGISFGREGSGFMRLNFAVPTPTMDAALARLEGALRAF; encoded by the coding sequence ATGTCAATCTTTGACCGCGTCGCGGAGCGCAGCGGCGGCAACGCCGAAAAATACGCCCTGCGCCAAAAGCTCTTCGGGACGGAAGACGTCCTGCCGATGTGGGTGGCCGACATGGATATCGAGACTCCTCTGTGTGTCCGCGATGCCGTGATGAAACGGGCGGAACACCCCGTGTACGGCTACGAGGAGATGCCCCGCAGCGCCTTTGAAGCGCAGTGCAGCTGGATGGCGCACCGTCACGGGGTGACGCTTGAACCGGAGGACCTCCTGTATTCGCACTCCGTCGTCGCCTCCATCTCTGCCGCCATTGCCGCCTTTACCGCGCCGGGCGATGAGGTCGTCGTCCAGCCCCCGATCTATCCCCCCTTTGTCAGCACGATCCGGCACAGCGGGCGCAAAGTGCTCTCCAACCCCCTGCGGCAGGATGCGGAGGGAATTTACCGTTTTGACCTGGAGGGGCTTGAGAAGCAGATCACACCGAAGACGAAACTCCTGCTGCTCTGTTCCCCCCACAACCCCGTCGGCCGCGTCTGGGAGCGCGCGGAGCTCGAAGCTTTGGCGGCACTTTGCCTGCGCCACGGCATCAGGGTCTTTGCCGACGAGATCCATTCGGACCTGCTGTTTGCCGGCCATCGTCATACCCCCTTTATCGCCCTGGGAGAGGCCGTCCGCGCGATCACACTGACCGCGATCGGCCCGGGGAAGAGTTTTAACGTCGCGGGACTGGCGATCTCGACCGTTGCGATGACGGATGCCGCGATGCGGGCGGAGTTCAAAGCGGTCTACGACACGATCCATTTCGCCCAGGGGACCGTCTTCGGCCATGCCGGCTTCGAAGCGGCCTACCGGGAGGGCGAAGCGTGGCTGGAGGGGCTGCTGGTACACCTGCAGGGGAACATCGACAAGCTCTCAGAGCTGCTGGGACGCTACGAGCAGATCGCTTTCCGGCCGCCGGAGGGGACCTACCTCGCCTGGCTGGATTGTCGGAAGATGGGATTTGGCTCCGACAAAGCTCTGCGGGAGTTCTTTATCGGCGAGGCACGCCTCGGATTGAGCCCGGGCATTTCGTTCGGCAGGGAAGGGAGCGGTTTCATGCGCCTCAACTTCGCCGTACCGACACCGACGATGGACGCGGCGCTTGCAAGGCTGGAAGGGGCACTGCGCGCTTTCTAG
- a CDS encoding ABC-type transport auxiliary lipoprotein family protein — translation MKWITGVLMALLVSGCSLTREAPPVQSYRLNDGAQIVVSSAEGCRERVIRIALIEAPQWLGGTAIHYAGSDHRFYRYTQARWEQSPVQQIQQMIEKSVIESGLFVGVVPYKSLAKNDWLLEVRIEQMLQTIGETGAGETELMLYAVLVDQYSRRILAQKTFAYRHKSAVSDVRSAMEGWSEGISEFKTALIAWLVQQCDTQAKVDRSDVNL, via the coding sequence ATGAAATGGATAACGGGAGTCCTGATGGCGCTGCTGGTCAGCGGATGCAGCCTGACGCGCGAAGCGCCGCCGGTACAGAGCTACCGGCTCAACGACGGGGCGCAAATCGTCGTGAGCAGTGCGGAGGGGTGCCGGGAGCGCGTGATCCGCATCGCCCTCATCGAAGCCCCGCAGTGGCTGGGGGGGACCGCGATCCATTACGCCGGGTCGGACCACCGCTTCTACCGCTATACGCAGGCACGCTGGGAACAGTCCCCAGTGCAGCAGATCCAGCAGATGATCGAAAAGAGCGTGATTGAGAGCGGCCTCTTCGTCGGGGTCGTGCCGTACAAATCCCTGGCCAAGAACGACTGGCTGCTTGAAGTGCGCATCGAACAGATGCTGCAGACGATCGGCGAAACGGGGGCGGGCGAAACGGAGCTGATGCTTTATGCCGTTCTCGTCGACCAGTACAGCCGGCGTATCCTGGCGCAGAAGACCTTCGCCTACCGGCACAAGAGCGCTGTTTCGGATGTACGAAGCGCGATGGAAGGGTGGAGCGAGGGGATCTCCGAATTTAAAACCGCACTGATCGCATGGCTGGTGCAGCAGTGCGACACGCAGGCAAAGGTCGACCGCAGCGATGTCAATCTTTGA